The window AGATAATTACTTTTTAGAAGCTGTACCCGAAGGTAAAATTTTGGTTGTGCTTAACAAAGATCAACCGGGTGTGGTAGGTAACATTGGTACCATTTTGGCTAAAAACAATATTAATATTTCTCGTTTGCAATTGGGGCTTGAACCGTCCACCAAAAATGCTACTTCCTTTTATAATGTAGAAGGAAATATTGATAATAAAGTGGTGGATGAAATTTCTAAAGTGCCGGGTATGATTAAAGTACAACTGGTTCAATTATAGATGAAGTAGCCAGTAGCCAGTAGTCAGTAATCAGTAGCAAATTTTCTACTGCATACTGGGTACTGTATGTTGACTAATGAACGAATGGCCTGTGTAATTATTGTAGGAGCGCAGTGGGGTGATGAGGGTAAGGGGAAGATTGTAGATCTTTTTACCCAAAGCGTTTCTGCTGTAGTGCGTTTTCAGGGTGGTAATAATGCGGGTCACACTTTAGTAGTAAACGGCGAAAAAACAGTTCTTCATCTTATTCCTTCCGGGATTTTGCGTGATAACGTGACGTGCATGATTGGTAACGGTGTTGTTGTAGATCCCGAAATACTTCTTAAAGAAATTACTAATCTTAAAGCCCGCGGCCTTCTTAAAAATGATGCGCAGCTTGTTATTTCCGATCAGGCGCATCTTATTATGCCATATCATAAAAAATTGGATCAATTGCGCGAAGAGCGGAGCGGTTCTAAAAAAATTGGTACCACTGGTAGAGGCATTGGGCCTGCTTACGAAGATAAAATGGCACGGAAGGGAATTAGATTTTGCGATTTGGAAATTCCCGAAGTGTTTCAAGAAAAAGTTGAAAATTTACTTAAACGTCGTAACGAACGTTTTAGCAAAATGTTTAACACCGAGCCATTTGATGCTGCCATTATTGTTAAATCGTATTTAGGTTTTTATCAGGAGCTCAAAAAATACGTGGGCAATGTATCGGTAAATGTGAGCGAGCTTATTAAAAGTAAAAAACATGTTTTGTTTGAAGGTGCACAGGGAACAAGTTTAGATGTAGATCATGGGACCTATCCCTTTGTAACATCCTCTAATACGGTAGCTGGTGGGGCCATGAGTGGGGCGGGTGTTGGGCCAACGGTGATTACCGATGTGATTGGTATTGCTAAAGCCTATACCACACGTGTGGGCATGGGTCCTTTTCCCACCGAGTTGTTAAACGAAGAAGGAAAATATTTGCAGGAAAAAGGTGGCGAAGTGGGCAGCACAACAGGTCGTACGCGTCGTTGTGGTTGGCTCGACTTGGTAGGTTTAAAGCATGCAGTTCGTATTAATGGACTTACGGGTTTAGCGTTAACAAAGCTTGATGTTTTAAGTGGGCTTAAAAATATTAAATATTGCAAGGCGTACTCGTACAACGGAAAAATTTTAAACGAATTACCGGCTAATTTGCATGTTCTAGAAAAATGCGAACCTGTTTACGAAGAGCTGCCGGGTTGGAACGACGATATTTCTAAAGTAAGAAAATTAGAAGAAATGCCCGCTCAAGTTTTAAAGTATGTGAAGATTATTGAAACCTTTTTAGGCATTCCGGTTATCCTATTATCGGTAGGTCCCGAGCGCGGCCAAGACATTATTATCCGTCATCCCTTTGAATAGTAAGTAAAATCAAATACTTATAAATCATTTTGTAGTCCAGTGAATTGACCTAGAAAACTAAAAAAAAATAGCAACATATTGCGTTATTTGCCGATAAGTTTAATACAGGGGTGGGGTGTGTGAAAAAGGTTTGGGCATTTTAGGAGTTTTATTATGAATAAAAAAATGAACATTTTTTTTGCTGTATTGATGATAGCGGCTACTTTTTTGGTAAGTTCTTGTGGTGGCGATGCTG is drawn from bacterium and contains these coding sequences:
- a CDS encoding adenylosuccinate synthase yields the protein MACVIIVGAQWGDEGKGKIVDLFTQSVSAVVRFQGGNNAGHTLVVNGEKTVLHLIPSGILRDNVTCMIGNGVVVDPEILLKEITNLKARGLLKNDAQLVISDQAHLIMPYHKKLDQLREERSGSKKIGTTGRGIGPAYEDKMARKGIRFCDLEIPEVFQEKVENLLKRRNERFSKMFNTEPFDAAIIVKSYLGFYQELKKYVGNVSVNVSELIKSKKHVLFEGAQGTSLDVDHGTYPFVTSSNTVAGGAMSGAGVGPTVITDVIGIAKAYTTRVGMGPFPTELLNEEGKYLQEKGGEVGSTTGRTRRCGWLDLVGLKHAVRINGLTGLALTKLDVLSGLKNIKYCKAYSYNGKILNELPANLHVLEKCEPVYEELPGWNDDISKVRKLEEMPAQVLKYVKIIETFLGIPVILLSVGPERGQDIIIRHPFE